In one Yarrowia lipolytica chromosome 1A, complete sequence genomic region, the following are encoded:
- a CDS encoding uncharacterized protein (Compare to YALI0A00935g, no similarity) has product MCSAVMNIEMGYKGVWVMSIDGLIMKIINMLSLGGNTLTGNTLTGNTLTGNTSTASHFSSLILAHFLNNIPSSNSAHLRALLIFGLCSSSGSAHLRALSSCYSLPVPLAYLQHPSPRPIHTCFVSMRSIFSFGMQRVTAGCSEADWLCRVKRRNSPVDTGFPGHTLRDSGRL; this is encoded by the coding sequence atgtgcagCGCTGTAATGAACATAGAGATGGGTTACAAGGGGGTTTGGGTCATGTCAATAGATGGTCTCATCATGAAAATAATCAACATGTTGTCTTTGGGGGGCAACACTCTGACCGGCAACACTCTGACCGGCAACACCCTGACTGGCAATACTTCGACCGCCTCTCACTTTTCATCATTAATCCTCGCCCAtttcctcaacaacattcCTTCTTCGAACTCTGCTCATCTTCGGGCTCTGCTCATCTTCGGGCTCTGCTCATCTTCGGGCTCTGCTCATCTTCGGGCTCTATCTTCCTGCTACTCTCTTCCAGTTCCCCTGGCATACCTCCAACatccatcaccaagaccaatACATACATGTTTCGTCTCGATGCGATCAATATTCTCTTTTGGAATGCAGAGGGTGACTGCAGGTTGCAGTGAAGCTGACTGGTTGTGTCGTGTCAAAAGACGTAATTCGCCAGTAGACACGGGGTTTCCGGGGCACACCCTGCGAGACTCTGGCCGACTTTGA